One window from the genome of Magnolia sinica isolate HGM2019 chromosome 4, MsV1, whole genome shotgun sequence encodes:
- the LOC131244605 gene encoding agamous-like MADS-box protein AGL61, which produces MERKGKGKRKREMALIEDKNSRMVCFSKRRKGLFKKAAVLCHMHDTQIAIFVSSPAGNPFLFGHPSVDAVLDRYLADSSTHFVAGVGDVTAATQHSAMSDQITELERQLSIENMCREMMLSVMKGEVHREKVWWDSLEMEEMERSQSVLEKFKENVLARLNEMSSELYAAVEVEEQRLLDLVEEEGSLSKAEISEEMGSVSTAGIGNLDDEEGIFSELSPLNLGYGYSF; this is translated from the coding sequence ATGgaaaggaaagggaaagggaaaaggaaaagagagatggCGCTGATTGAGGATAAGAACTCAAGGATGGTTTGTTTCTCAAAGCGTCGGAAAGGTCTATTCAAGAAAGCGGCTGTTCTTTGCCATATGCACGACACTCAGATAGCTATCTTTGTTTCTTCCCCAGCCGGAAACCCATTCCTCTTTGGCCATCCATCTGTGGATGCTGTTCTTGATAGGTACCTTGCCGACAGTTCCACCCACTTTGTCGCTGGCGTTGGTGACGTAACTGCTGCCACCCAGCATTCTGCCATGTCTGATCAGATCACAGAGCTCGAACGCCAACTCAGCATCGAGAACATGTGTAGAGAGATGATGTTGTCGGTGATGAAAGGTGAGGTCCACAGGGAGAAAGTCTGGTGGGACTCACTTGAGATGGAGGAGATGGAGAGGTCGCAGTCAGTTTTGGAGAAGTTTAAGGAGAATGTCTTGGCACGTTTGAATGAGATGTCGTCTGAATTGTACGCTGCTGTGGAAGTTGAAGAACAGCGGTTGTTGGATTTGGTAGAAGAGGAGGGCTCACTTTCAAAAGCTGAAATTTCGGAAGAGATGGGCTCAGTTTCGACTGCTGGAATTGGGAATTTGGATGATGAAGAAGGGATTTTTAGTGAGCTATCTCCGCTCAATCTGGGTTATGGCtattctttttga